Part of the Sphingomonas morindae genome, CGCGGTGCCCTGCGATCTCATCCCCGCCTCCCGCGTCGCGGAGAGCCCGGTCTGCTTCGAATGCAAGGTGACGCAGATCATCCAGCTGCGCACCGCCGAGGGCGATCCGGTCACGAGCTGGTTGACCTTGGGCGAGGTGGTGAAGGTGCATATCGCGCGCGCGCTGCTGCGCGACGGCATCTATGATACGCTCGCCGGCCAGCCGATTTTGCGCGGCGGCGGCCCGCTCGATTATTTCGAGATCAACGCCGCCGGCAAGTTCGAGATGCGCCGGCCCGGGTAGCGCCGGCCCGGTGAGTGCGGGCCCTGTGAGCGCCCGCCCGCCCGCGTCAGAGCAGGTCCCGCGTCTCCGGATGGCGATCCATATAGGCCGCCACGAAGGCGCAGACCGGCCGCACGGTGCGGCCGTGCGCGCGGCAATCTTCCAGCGCCGCCGCCACCAGCCGCGAGCCTAGGCCCTGTCCTTCCAGCGGCGCCGGCACCACCGTGTGGGTGAAGACGCGCACCGATCCCTCGTCGCGATATTCGGCGAAGGCGAGATCGCCCTCCACCGCCAGCTCGTAGCGGTGAAGGGCGCTATTGTCGGCCACGTCGCCGGCGGTCATGGCGCGCTCAGGCGCCCTGCGGCGCCGGCGTGCCCCAGGCGCCGCCGCCGGGGCGCCGCGTCTTGGGGATGGAGGTGCCGCTCACCGGGCGCGGGCTCGGCGTCGAGGGACGATCGTCGCGGCCGATATCCTCGCCGCGGATCGCGCGCTTGGATTCCTCGCCGGTGAGCGTCTCATATTCGAGCAGGGCGGTGGCGAGCCGGTGCAGCTCGTCGAGATTGTCGGACAGCACGCGACGCGCGGTGGTCTCGCCTTCCTCGACGAGGCGCCGCACCTCGGCATCGATCAGCCGCGCCGTCTCCTCGCTCATCTGCTGGTTGCGCGCCACCGAGTGGCCGAGGAACACCTCGTCCTGATTGTCGCGGTAGCGCAGCCAGCCGAGCCGCTCGGACATGCCATATTCCATCACCATCGCGCGGGCCATGTCGGTGGCCTGCTGGATGTCGTTGGACGCGCCCGTGTTGAGGCTGTCGGCGCCGTAGATCAGCTGCTCGGCGATGCGACCGCCGAAGCAGAGCGCGAGCCGCGCCTTCATCTGCTTCATCGACATCGAGTAGCGATCGCGCTCGGGCAGGTTCCAGGTCACGCCCAGCGCGCGGCCGCGCGGGATGATGGTGACCTTGTGGAGCGGATCGCAGCCATCGACATGGAGCGAGACGAGCGCGTGGCCGGCCTCGTGATAGGCCGTTGCCTTCTTCTCCTCCTCGGTCATCACCATGGACTTGCGCTCGGCGCCCATCATCACCTTGTCCTTGGCCTCCTCGAATTCGCGCATGGCGACGAGGCGCTTGGACTTGCGGGCGGCGAGCAGCGCCGCCTCGTTGACGAGATTGGCGAGATCGGCGCCGGAGAAGCCCGGCGTGCCGCGCGCGATGGTGCGGACGTTCACGTCGGGCGCGACCGGGATCTTCTTCATGTGGACCTGAAGGATCTTCTCTCGGCCGTCGATATCGGGGCGCGGCACCACCACCTGCCGGTCGAACCGGCCGGGGCGCAGCAGCGCGGGATCGAGCACGTCGGGGCGGTTGGTCGCGGCGACGATGATGATGCCCTCATTGGCCTCGAACCCGTCCATCTCGACGAGCAGCTGGTTGAGCGTCTGCTCGCGCTCGTCATTGCCATTGCCCAGCCCGGCGCCGCGATGGCGGCCGACCGCGTCGATCTCGTCGATGAAGACGATGCACGGCGCGTTCTTCTTGGCCTGTTCGAACATGTCGCGCACGCGGCTGGCGCCGACGCCGACGAACATCTCGACGAAGTCCGAGCCCGAAATGGTGAAGAAGGGCACACCCGCCTCGCCGGCGATGGCACGGGCGAGCAGCGTCTTGCCGGTGCCGGGCGATCCGACCAGCAGCGCGCCCTTCGGGATCTTGCCGCCCAGCCGGGCGAACTTGGTGGGATCCTTCAGGAAGTCGACGATCTCCTGAAGCTCCTCGCGGGCCTCGTCGATGCCGGCGACATCATCGAAGGTGACGCGGCCATGCTTTTCGGTGAGCAGCTTGGCGCGCGACTTGCCGAAGCCCATCGCGCCCGAGCCCGCATTCTTCTGCATCTGGCGCATCACGAAGAAGGCGATGCCGAGGATCAGCAGGAAGGGCAGCGCCTGGTAGAGCAGCAGCAGCCACACGCTGGTCTGCTCCTCGGGCTTGGCGCGGAAGCGCACGCCATGCGCCTGGAGACGCTGCACGAGCTGCGCGTCGCCCGGCGAATAGGTGCGGAAGGCCTGGTCGTTGCCGATCTTGCCGGTGATCTGGTCGCCGGCGATGACGACCTCCTTCACCGAGCCGTCATCCACCTTGGCGAGGAAGTCCGAATAGGGGATCGGCTCGCCCGCGCGGCCATCGCGCATGCCGCCATCGAAGAGCGACACGAAGAGGAACAATGCGCCGACGATGGCGAACACGACCAGCATGTTCTTCATCCAGGCGTTGGTGCTGCCGCCCTGGGGCTCTTTGTCGTCCTTGTCGCTCATCACCGTTCCTACTGGAGTCCCGGCCAATGTAGGCGCGGCTCGGTTAATGGCAATGGAACAACGCCGATCAAGACGTTCGTCGCACCGGCGCTCGGCGGAACCGCCACAGGCCCGCGTCCGCGCGGCAGAGAATGTCGGCGCAGCAGAGGCTTTCGCCCCGCTCCAGCGCGAGGAGCGCGCGCTCCAGCGCGGGGCCGTCGGGCGTGGCGCCGAATTCGTCCGCCAGCAGCCGCCGCAGGTGCCGGCGCGCCAGCGCGCGAATCGGATCGGGGCGATAGGCGCAGCCGCCATCGTCCGCGCGCGTCACGGCGTATCGCTCGTCGGCCAGGCGGGCGAGCGCCGCCTCCTCCTCGGCGAGATGCGCGGCGGCGGCGGCGAGCCGGCGGGGATCGAGCCAGGGCGTGGCGGCGAGCAGCGCGCGGGCGCGGCTGCGATCGAAGCGCGGGTCGGCATTGGAGGGATCGCGCACCGGCACCAGCCCCTCCGCCGCGACGATCGCCTCCAGCTCGGCCTTGCGCCAGCCGAGCAGCGGCCGCACGAGCAGCG contains:
- a CDS encoding GNAT family N-acetyltransferase — translated: MTAGDVADNSALHRYELAVEGDLAFAEYRDEGSVRVFTHTVVPAPLEGQGLGSRLVAAALEDCRAHGRTVRPVCAFVAAYMDRHPETRDLL
- the ftsH gene encoding ATP-dependent zinc metalloprotease FtsH, yielding MSDKDDKEPQGGSTNAWMKNMLVVFAIVGALFLFVSLFDGGMRDGRAGEPIPYSDFLAKVDDGSVKEVVIAGDQITGKIGNDQAFRTYSPGDAQLVQRLQAHGVRFRAKPEEQTSVWLLLLYQALPFLLILGIAFFVMRQMQKNAGSGAMGFGKSRAKLLTEKHGRVTFDDVAGIDEAREELQEIVDFLKDPTKFARLGGKIPKGALLVGSPGTGKTLLARAIAGEAGVPFFTISGSDFVEMFVGVGASRVRDMFEQAKKNAPCIVFIDEIDAVGRHRGAGLGNGNDEREQTLNQLLVEMDGFEANEGIIIVAATNRPDVLDPALLRPGRFDRQVVVPRPDIDGREKILQVHMKKIPVAPDVNVRTIARGTPGFSGADLANLVNEAALLAARKSKRLVAMREFEEAKDKVMMGAERKSMVMTEEEKKATAYHEAGHALVSLHVDGCDPLHKVTIIPRGRALGVTWNLPERDRYSMSMKQMKARLALCFGGRIAEQLIYGADSLNTGASNDIQQATDMARAMVMEYGMSERLGWLRYRDNQDEVFLGHSVARNQQMSEETARLIDAEVRRLVEEGETTARRVLSDNLDELHRLATALLEYETLTGEESKRAIRGEDIGRDDRPSTPSPRPVSGTSIPKTRRPGGGAWGTPAPQGA
- the tilS gene encoding tRNA lysidine(34) synthetase TilS, with amino-acid sequence MPSAAPDAALIARFAADLDALLPPDAALGLAVSGGPDSLALLLLAAAARPGRIAAMTVDHGLRAAAAEEAALVAALCAARGVPHHSARVRVEGSVQAGARTARYAALGAWASAEGRALVTAHHADDQAETLLMRLARGAGLAGLSGVRARRPLGPGPDAPLLVRPLLGWRKAELEAIVAAEGLVPVRDPSNADPRFDRSRARALLAATPWLDPRRLAAAAAHLAEEEAALARLADERYAVTRADDGGCAYRPDPIRALARRHLRRLLADEFGATPDGPALERALLALERGESLCCADILCRADAGLWRFRRAPVRRTS